One Nitrospirota bacterium genomic window, ATCTACTTCAGTATGACATGCACAGTAAAATGCAGAGGTTTGTCAGAGACCTTAATCACCTATACAGGAATGAACCCTCCCTATATGAAATAGATTTTGAATACACGGGGTTTGAATGGATTGACTTCCATGACTCAGACAACAGCATCATCTCCTTTTTAAGGAGGGGAAAGAACCAGGATGATATCCTGATATGTGTATTCAACTTTACACCTGTGCAGCGTGATGGTTATAAAATAGGGGTACCAATGCCGGGGTTCTACAAAGAAATTCTTAATAGTAATTCAGAGATTTACGGCGGAAGCAATATTGGAAACTCCGGTGGTGTATGGTCAACACCACATTCCTGGCAGGGTAAGCATCATCAGTTGGAACTGATATTACCACCCCTTGGTATGGTAGTGCTGAAACCGGAGAGGTAATTAACTTGAAAATAACCTTTCAAATCCCCCTCCTTCGACAAGCTCAGGACAAGCTTTCCCCCCCTTTTCTAAAGGGGGGTATCTGATTTCCCCCTTTGAAAAAGGGGGATTAAGGGGGATTATTTTTTAAAAATCCTGACAGTCCCGAACTCTCCGTCATACCCCGCTTCAATATGCACTTCTCCGCTTCGTACACGCCTGATGGCCTCAGCCAGCGAAGGACTGCCGGAGTCCGAAATTACAGCGATCGGAACATCTGATAAGATGGACAACTCGCTTCCCAGCGCTTCGATTAACTTATTATAAGAATTCTCAACGGTCTTACTGTTCACACCCACCCCGCAGACTTCAGAGATTATCTCGTGCAGGGGGATAATCCTCCTGAATGGAACAGTAGCAGCATGAATATCATCTTCAACCCTGTCTGCAAGGGTATCTACACGGCTCATGACACCTACGGTCACCCTGTCACCACATTTCGGACAGCGCCCATTGTTCTGTCTGGTCTCCGAAGGGGTCATCCTCTGTTGACAAGACCTGTGGCCGTCATAATGATATTTACCCTCTTCAGGAAAAAACTCTAATGTGCCAATAAATTTCGTACGGTCTCCTTCACGAATGGCATCATGAATACCTTTATATGACAGGCTGGTATCAAAGATGTTTGCCTCCCGTGCAAGCTTCTTTGGTGAGTGTGCATCAGAATTTGATATTAGTGTGATCCCGTCGAGAGCTGACAACCTACGGTTCATTTGCGGATCAGATGACAGCCCCGTTTCTATCGCACATATATTCGGCGTAAGATCTTCAAAACACTCCTCCATTGTATCAAACCCTGAGTTTGAACCAAAGACAGAGAAATGCGGTGTCCATGCATGTGCCGGGATTAACATAACGTCAGGAGAGGCATCAAGTGCGATCCTTAACAGCACCTTGCTGTCAAGCCCGAGTATAGGCCTCCCGTCTGCCTTCAGATTACCTATCTTTGACAATGCATCGTTAATCCGCTGTACTGCTTCAAATGAAGGGGCAAGGAGGAGATTATGCACCTTGCGGGTCTTGCCATTCTTACTGTATATACAACTTATCTCAGACGAAAGGATAAAACGGACATCAGCGCGGCATGACCGGGGGACTTCATTTTCTATTCCCGAACTATATTTATGTTTAAGCCGGAACAGACCGGACTCGGCCTCCTCCAGCTTCTCCTGAAGATTCAAGAACCATTTCGGGTGAGTAAAATCCCCCGTGCCGACAACAGTAAGTCCCTTTATCTGAGCCCATTTGCAGATGCTCTCAAGCTCCATCTCTTTACTGGTCGCCCGCGAATACGGCGAGTGTACATGCAGGTCTGCTATATAACGCATATTCCCCTTGCACTCCTTTGTTAAGACATGATAGAATTACCCGACTTCAGATCAGCAGGCGCGTAGCTCAGTGGGAGAGCGCTTCCTTGACACGGAAGAGGTCGGGGGTTCAATCCCCCCCGTGCCTACCAATTAAATCAAAGAGATACAACCTCTCAGCTACATCTCAAAATTGTGCTGCTGTTTTTTTCGTTTAGTGTGCTATCAAGGACATCAACCGCTTTTACCATGAGAAAGTTTATTATACGAAAACATGAGGTGGTGTCAAGGTTATAATAGACTAGAGTTTCGTAACAGAGCGGATGCATTAGGAAAAGGCAACATCATTCCGTGAAAAAAAGGTCGACAACGTGAGATTCCAGGGAGTAATATATATTATATAGATATATAGAGATGCTTTCTCAGGAGGTGTGAAATGAAAAACAGGGTACTTTTTGTAGTTTTGTTCTGTTCAATGATCTTTCTATTTGATCATCCGGTCATGGCAGAATCCCCAATGCACACAATGGCTGGCATTTTGATGCATCTGAATCATTCCCCAAGCGATGCAGATAGAAAGAGTCTGCAGCAAATCATCAGCGACAACAGCACCCCGGCAGAGGAGCGAGTCCTGGCGACCGCCATCCTGAACATGAATCATAAAGTTGGACAGGATGACAAGACCAAACTGAGCCAAATCATAGATGACACATCTGTGCCCGCCAACGTACGTGAGATAGCCAAAATCCTTTTGAACCTGAATCATAAACCGACTCCGGATGATAAGAACAAACTTCAGCAACTTATGCAGTAATAAAGCATCAACTCCTTCCTGAAGTCAACGATTGTAACTATTGATAAATTATTGTACATTTCAATTGGTAATTGATGGTCTGAGATAAACGGGGGTGATGGTCTTATATCAGATCTCATGGAAACATTCAGTCAGGAAACTCAAGATAGAAGCTATAATATAATTTACGTCAAGATTAAGTAGAAAAAGAAGCTTAGAGGAGGTTAGTCTTATGAGACAATACAAAATTATCGTAGAAAAACATCCTGATGGTTATGTGGCTTATCCGTTAGGACTTAAAGGTATTATAGTTGGCCAGGGTGATACATATGATGAAGCCCTATCTGATGTGAAATCTGCAATCCGTTTCCATATTGAAACTTTTGGTGAAGACGTCCTTGAGGTTGAGCCACCTATCCTTGAGGTATTCGTTGCAGAAGCTGGTGTATAGACATAATGCAAAAATTTCCAGTTGATGCTCCAAAACAGAGAGTAATAAAAACACTTGAGACTTTGGGTTTCCGAATAATCAGAGAAAGGGAGCACATCTCAATGGAACGGATAAATCCTGACGGAACTAAAACCCCTCTCACTATGCCAAACCATTCAAAGATCAAAGCCTCAACACTTCGAACAATTTGCACACAAGCAGGTATTTCAAGAGATGATTTTCTTGCTGCTTATAATAAATCCTGATTAAGTGTACATATCTTTACAGAATAGCACTTTATTTAGCCTTGACTATGATAATCACTTTCTCTCCGAAATATTTGATTTTCAGGATCTGGGTTCTTGTGGTTTTGTAGGTGTTTACGTAACATAAAGATTTTTAAAATCTATCGTGCTGATCTTATACTTAAAGTTTTGTTGTTAGCGAAACAAATTTTTCCCATTGCTCGCATTTGCTATTATAAGGAGCCATTTTTGAATGGCGCCATTCTTTTTCCCACGTCCCTTTCTTATATTGTTACTTTAAAATATTTGGACTTAATAAATATTATATATTATTGTAATTGATAATGTGGCGTATTCAGGAGCAACGTGACATTGCGAAAACGTATGGGAGATTGCCAGAGGCAGTCATTTAGAAAGAGGTAGCTTGACAGTGTGATTCCGCAGGCGGATGTAAGGTACATCATTATTATTGCCCTTATGGAAAAGGTCATCTTAAAAAAGACAAGCAGGATACTCGGAGGCCATTTATGGATATTCTCCAATGAGCTGATGAGTAGTCCAAAGAATTTTATTCCTGGTTCACTCGTCAGCCTGTATGACAGGCAGAATAATTTCATGGGAATAGGATATATCAACCCCAATTCACTTATTTCCATCAGGCTCCTGACAAGAAATAGAGAGGATATTGATGCTGGCTTTTTCAGAAGACGTTTAATTAACGCCATTGATTACCGGAAGAGACTTCGTGCAGACAGTAACTCCTGCAGGATTGTCTTCAGCGAGGGGGATTTTCTGCCGGGGTTGATAGTTGATAAATACGCTGACTGCATAGTCTTGCAGTTTCTGACTCTTGGTATTAATAATATTGGTGATATGATCCTGAATCTGCTCGATGAGATATTCTCCCCATCAACGATAGTGCTGAGAAACGACAGCCACAGCAGGCTGCTTGAAGGGCTGACGCTTGAAAAGAAGATAGTGAAGGGATCACTTGACCCACTGCCTGTGATTAGGGAGGAAGATGTCACGATTGAGGTAGATCCCATGAGAGGTCAGAAAACAGGCTTTTTCCTTGACCAGAGGGAAAACAGGATTGCCCTGAGCAGGTATATAAGTGGAGGAAAAGGACTTGACCTGTTCTGTTACTCGGGCGCCTGGGGCTTACATCTGGCAAAAAAAGGGGCTGAAATAACATTTGTTGATGAATCCGAATCAGCCCTGTCTATAGCAGGGAAAAATGCGAAATTGAATAACCTTGAGGCCAGTTGCGGATTTGTAAAGAAAGACGTGTTCAACTTTTTGCATGAAGAAGTGGAGGCTGGAAAATCATATGATTTCATTGTGCTTGATCCACCCGCGTTTGTCAAAAGTAAGGCAAAGATTAAGGAGGCTGTGAAGGGTTACAGGGAGATAAACTCGATGGCGATGAGGATGATAAAAAAAGGGGGCATACTTGCCACATCATCCTGCTCTCACCACATTGACCGGACACTCTTCCTTGAGATACTGCGGGATGCGGCAAAGGACGCAGGCAGGACAGCCCGGCTGATTGAGTACCGCTATCAGTCCACAGATCACCCGATCCTGTTATCTGTCCCTGAGACAGAGTATCTAAAATGTGCCTTCCTTGAAGTAATTTGAATAACAAAACGCTGGGTTTAAATAGGGACAGCGCCTATTTATTTAACTCTGATAGTGCCTACAAATAAATAGGCGCTGTCCCTATTTAAACTGTAATTTGACTTTGCCGGTATATCTCATGTAAACTTACAATAATCATGAGAATTAAGTTCAGAAACATCTTGTTATTCAGCCTTGTTCCTCTAATAATTCTCTTATTTGTCTCAATTGTATCGTATCCTCAGCTTGCCAACAGTGTTATGCCATCAGATATATGTCCAAAACATGATTTTTCTACTGGTGAGTACACATCATGCTACTATTGCCACAACGCAGAAACCGAGGGTGAGGCTG contains:
- a CDS encoding DNA helicase UvrD encodes the protein MRYIADLHVHSPYSRATSKEMELESICKWAQIKGLTVVGTGDFTHPKWFLNLQEKLEEAESGLFRLKHKYSSGIENEVPRSCRADVRFILSSEISCIYSKNGKTRKVHNLLLAPSFEAVQRINDALSKIGNLKADGRPILGLDSKVLLRIALDASPDVMLIPAHAWTPHFSVFGSNSGFDTMEECFEDLTPNICAIETGLSSDPQMNRRLSALDGITLISNSDAHSPKKLAREANIFDTSLSYKGIHDAIREGDRTKFIGTLEFFPEEGKYHYDGHRSCQQRMTPSETRQNNGRCPKCGDRVTVGVMSRVDTLADRVEDDIHAATVPFRRIIPLHEIISEVCGVGVNSKTVENSYNKLIEALGSELSILSDVPIAVISDSGSPSLAEAIRRVRSGEVHIEAGYDGEFGTVRIFKK
- a CDS encoding type II toxin-antitoxin system HicB family antitoxin; translated protein: MRQYKIIVEKHPDGYVAYPLGLKGIIVGQGDTYDEALSDVKSAIRFHIETFGEDVLEVEPPILEVFVAEAGV
- a CDS encoding type II toxin-antitoxin system HicA family toxin; the protein is MMQKFPVDAPKQRVIKTLETLGFRIIREREHISMERINPDGTKTPLTMPNHSKIKASTLRTICTQAGISRDDFLAAYNKS
- a CDS encoding class I SAM-dependent rRNA methyltransferase, whose product is MIPQADVRYIIIIALMEKVILKKTSRILGGHLWIFSNELMSSPKNFIPGSLVSLYDRQNNFMGIGYINPNSLISIRLLTRNREDIDAGFFRRRLINAIDYRKRLRADSNSCRIVFSEGDFLPGLIVDKYADCIVLQFLTLGINNIGDMILNLLDEIFSPSTIVLRNDSHSRLLEGLTLEKKIVKGSLDPLPVIREEDVTIEVDPMRGQKTGFFLDQRENRIALSRYISGGKGLDLFCYSGAWGLHLAKKGAEITFVDESESALSIAGKNAKLNNLEASCGFVKKDVFNFLHEEVEAGKSYDFIVLDPPAFVKSKAKIKEAVKGYREINSMAMRMIKKGGILATSSCSHHIDRTLFLEILRDAAKDAGRTARLIEYRYQSTDHPILLSVPETEYLKCAFLEVI